GCGCGGGTGATTGCTTAGCCGAGCAGGGCCAGGGCGTTCTGCGGCGCCATGTTGGCCGTCCGCAGGATCGTGGTGGTCGCCTGGACCAGGATCTGGGCACGGGTCATCGCCGCCGTCTCCTCGGCGAAGTCCGTATCGCGGATGGACGATTCGCTGGCCGTCACGTTTTCCAACGCCACTTGCAGCGAGTTGATGTTCGTGTCCAGCGTGTTCTTCTGGAAGGCGCCGAGACGCCCTCGCATCACGCTGACCTGGGTGACTGAGCGGTCCACGATCCGCTGGGCCTGGATCGAATGCTCGCTGACCACCGAGTTGGCGCCGCCCGAGCGGACCGAACTGAGGTACCCCAGTTCGTTGTTGCCCAGTGTTCCGGTCGAAACGCTGTAGATGCCCATCGAGACCTGGCCCTGGATCTGGACGTTCGGCGCCAGTTGGAAGATCGCACCGCCGCCGGAAACTCCGAATTGGGTGCTGGTCAGCCGCGTGCCGAAATCGGCGGTCAGGTACAACTCCATGTCGAGCGAGTTGTTCCGCAACGTCGCGTACAGACCGTCCACCGTTGCGTTCTGCCCGTTGACCGTCACCTCGGCGTCCACGCCGTAGTCGGTCGAGCCCGTGCTGGCGGTGGCGGCCCCATCGACCGGGTCATAGGTCTTGAACGCCTCCGAGCCGATGCTGGTGACCGATACGAATGCGCTGGTGCCGTACCCGGTGCTGTTAAAGTACAGGGCGCCGGTGCTCGAGAGGCTCGCGGAAACCCCGAGCACGTCGCTGAAGCTGTTGATCGTCGCCGCCATCGCGGAGATCGCCGTGCTGGCCCCGAAGCTGAAAACCTCGCTGCCCACGTTGCCCGCCACGCGGATCGAGACGGCGCTGGCCGCCCCGGTGCCCGCCCCCGAAAACTTGAGCTGGGCGAACTCAGCCGAGTTGGTCACCTCGA
The window above is part of the Phycisphaerae bacterium genome. Proteins encoded here:
- a CDS encoding flagellin, with the protein product MSRINHNISSLQAIHRLIANQQSMSTSLERLSSGLRINRGKDDPAGLIASENLRAEIRGINAAIENSVRANNVISTAEGALNEVSALLLEVRGLVTKSANTGAMADEELEANQLQIDSILESIDRIANTTQFNGKKLLDGSLEYNLSTVATSALAEVKLYAAKPPENGSLPVVVEVTNSAEFAQLKFSGAGTGAASAVSIRVAGNVGSEVFSFGASTAISAMAATINSFSDVLGVSASLSSTGALYFNSTGYGTSAFVSVTSIGSEAFKTYDPVDGAATASTGSTDYGVDAEVTVNGQNATVDGLYATLRNNSLDMELYLTADFGTRLTSTQFGVSGGGAIFQLAPNVQIQGQVSMGIYSVSTGTLGNNELGYLSSVRSGGANSVVSEHSIQAQRIVDRSVTQVSVMRGRLGAFQKNTLDTNINSLQVALENVTASESSIRDTDFAEETAAMTRAQILVQATTTILRTANMAPQNALALLG